From Pseudomonadota bacterium, a single genomic window includes:
- the thrC gene encoding threonine synthase — MPDSSLSSLRCIACGQVEPVTTSRFRCSACGDLLRVDHDLPRLARRYPDLKQRFAARLQELREPYVSGVWRYHELILPDLPAAAIVTVGEGHTGLYRRSAIDRFVGVATAYIKHEGENPTLSFKDRGMTAGVSWAKHVGARRVACASTGDTSAAMACYAAAAELPALVLLPENKVSIEQLAQPIVYGARVLALQTDFDGCMGVVKQLTDDGEIYLLNSMNPFRIEGQKAIGIETLHQLDWQVPDWFVIPVGNAGNISALGKGLLELHELGLISRLPRLAGVQVRAANPLYTSFREGFRQRHRMTAQPTIASAIRIGDPVSFDKARVVIQGLEGVVTEVSDEEAMEAKAAADAAGVNICPNSGVAVAGARRLREEGVIAAGASVAIIATAHGGKFASTTLPYHTAAAGRGAYRNPPRATAPTVEAVRAALRAE, encoded by the coding sequence ATGCCTGATTCATCGCTTTCGTCGCTGCGCTGCATTGCCTGTGGCCAGGTCGAGCCCGTGACCACCTCGCGCTTTCGCTGCAGTGCCTGCGGCGACCTGCTGCGCGTCGACCACGACCTGCCGCGCCTGGCGCGGCGCTATCCGGACCTCAAGCAGCGCTTCGCGGCGCGCCTACAGGAGCTGCGCGAGCCCTATGTGTCAGGGGTCTGGCGCTACCACGAGCTGATCTTGCCCGACCTTCCCGCCGCCGCGATCGTCACTGTCGGCGAGGGCCATACGGGGCTCTATCGACGGAGCGCGATCGATCGCTTCGTCGGGGTCGCGACGGCGTATATCAAGCACGAGGGCGAGAATCCGACGCTGAGCTTCAAGGACCGCGGCATGACCGCCGGCGTCTCGTGGGCCAAGCACGTGGGCGCGCGGCGCGTGGCCTGCGCCTCGACCGGCGATACCTCGGCCGCGATGGCCTGCTATGCGGCTGCCGCCGAGCTGCCGGCGCTGGTGCTCCTGCCGGAGAACAAGGTCTCGATCGAGCAGCTCGCGCAGCCGATCGTCTACGGCGCCCGCGTGCTCGCGTTGCAGACGGACTTCGACGGCTGTATGGGCGTGGTCAAGCAGCTCACCGACGACGGGGAGATCTACCTGCTCAATTCGATGAATCCCTTTCGCATCGAAGGGCAGAAGGCGATCGGCATCGAGACGCTGCATCAGCTCGACTGGCAGGTGCCCGACTGGTTCGTGATTCCGGTCGGCAACGCGGGCAATATCTCGGCGCTGGGCAAGGGGCTGCTCGAGCTGCACGAGCTGGGGTTGATTTCACGCCTGCCGCGCCTGGCTGGCGTCCAGGTGCGCGCCGCCAATCCGCTCTACACCAGCTTTCGCGAGGGCTTTCGCCAACGCCACCGGATGACGGCGCAGCCGACGATCGCCTCCGCCATCCGGATTGGCGACCCCGTCTCCTTCGACAAGGCGCGGGTGGTGATCCAAGGGCTCGAGGGCGTGGTCACCGAGGTCAGCGACGAGGAGGCGATGGAGGCCAAGGCCGCGGCTGACGCCGCCGGCGTCAACATTTGCCCCAACTCGGGCGTCGCGGTGGCTGGGGCGCGGCGGCTGCGCGAGGAGGGGGTGATCGCGGCCGGTGCCAGCGTGGCGATTATTGCCACGGCTCACGGCGGCAAGTTCGCCTCGACCACGCTACCCTATCACACGGCCGCCGCGGGCCGCGGCGCCTATCGCAACCCACCCCGCGCCACGGCGCCGACGGTAGAGGCCGTCCGCGCCGCGCTGCGGGCCGAGTAG